AAGTTGTAATGATTTGGTTAAATTGCGAAACCGAGTTTGTTTTGTTAACAATTCATGTTTCTGGGAAGTTGGCTATGTTTAAGAGTGGTGATAAGAGATGGACTATTATTAATGAAATGCCATCGCCTTTCGATGACGTTATTGTTTATAAAGGGAGGTTTTATGCCGTGGATAATACCGGCAGGACTGTGGTTGTTGCGTTGGATACAGATTTGGGTTTGGTTGGGGATCCCGTTTTTGGTGGGGACAAGAAGTACTTGGTTGAGTCGAAGGGGGATTTGTTGCTGGTTGATATGTATTTGAGTATTGATACTGATGAAGGGTTGAGTATTGGCAACGATGTTGTGCAGGATCTTGTTCAGTATATGAGTGAGAGGACGGTTCGGTTTAAGGTTTTTAAGTTGAATGAAGAAGGGAAGAGTTGGATCGAGGTGAAGAATTTGGAAGATCGAGTGttgtttttaggtgatgattccACGTTTTCTGCATCGGCTTCTGAGCTTTCTGGTTGCAAGGgcaattgtatattttttgaggataatttcttttattcgAGAGAGGAAGGAGATGATGGATCAATGATTGGTCGTGATATAGGTGTGTTCGAATTGGAGAGTGGTTGTATAGGACCTTTAAGGAATTTTCCTGATTACTCCAAGATGTTCTGGCCACCTCCTGATTGGATTGCTTCAACTTCATTGGAAGTAAgtgttcacttttttttgttcCCACGGTGTAATTGTTTTcatgaagtttcaattttatttttgtgtgctAGTTTATCCTGCCTGGATTTTGCTATTTACTCTGTAGATTTCTCAACTTGTTCGGCTTGCAGTTTGGATGTGTTTTTCAGCTTCATGTCTTGATAGTTGTGTATCCAAATGGCCCTTGGAATCACAGGTCATATTTGATCCATGATAAGCAAACTGGCAATGTTGTGCTGAAAATAGGTATAGATCCATTGGGTGGGAGGGGAACCCATTCTAGGTGAGGCATTTAGTGATGCCTTTTCTGAGACGATCTATCTCTAGAAGGCTAGATTCTGGCTAGACCACTTAATATATTTGTGAGGAATAATGGAAACTATGCCCCGACCTGCATTCCTATGCATTTGCATCATCAACTTACATCCCTCCATTGTGTCAGAGGCTCAGGACAGATCCttctggttttctttttcaaccttAAATGTGAGTGGCGACAAGCCAAGACTGTCAATAATATGCCCTTTTTGAGTGAGAGAGCATGGGTCACCTATCAACTTCTGTAATTGAGCATTTCCAAAGAGAGTTGTCAAATTACATAATCTCAAGGCAACACTATGAACTGATTTTGGATTCTGTTGGAAATGTTTTACTTCAAGGTTCTAAGAAATGTTTTACTTCAAGGTTCTACTTTACATGGCAATCCTTCCTTCCTCCTAACCCTGTGTCCTTCCAGTTTTTTGGCTTCTTTGTGAATGCTTGAACATTGTTGCCAAAAAACAGAATTTCAGTTGCTTTGATAGTTGGTAACAGGACATTCATATCTCACTGTTTTCTTAATCGAATCAGTTAATTAATTGTTGATTGTAATTTCAAGTGGCAAATCTTTCCTGCTGGACTGTACGAACATATGCCTTGCAATGTGACCGTCAAATTTAAGTGGGATGGATGCTATTATTTAGCTTTAGTACAATCATCATGCATTAGTACATCTGCCCTTGTATCTGATATCacgttcattttttatttataaacattcttccacttctttttttctttttctgtataATGACATGTTCTTTGCTGATATGGTCAATACAACAGGTGCAGAATCAAAACCAACTGGAAGAGCTGTTGATAGAGAAGTGAATAATAGTTGTCCTTTTCATGGCCGCTCTGATAAAATATCAGCAGAGCTTGGTGCTCGTATACCTGTCCATTAATGTACTTACCTGATGACTCGAGGAGGTTTAGAAGTGAAGCGATGAGCTGAAGTTTCCAGTGATATTTGAGAAGTTTACTCAGTTATGGCTTTCACTTTCTTTGTGAATACCAAAATGTTTAAGAGATTTGAGCCTTCTATCTCATGGTGGTTGAGAGCTAGGCAATAGCTTTTGTTCAGTCTAGCAAGTGGATGAAATCTCATCACCAAAAGGTTGCCTGATTAATTTGAGTAAAAACTCATTGCAATCAGATCGTGGAGGGTGCGAAGCTGGTTGTTTGCGTGAGCGCTCCTGTAGTTTCCATTTATTGCCTTGAGTAGAAAGATCCAAATGACTCTGGATTCAGAACTAatcgtttttgttttctgtaAACAAGTGCTGTTgactaacctttttttttatttttgtt
This region of Populus trichocarpa isolate Nisqually-1 chromosome 9, P.trichocarpa_v4.1, whole genome shotgun sequence genomic DNA includes:
- the LOC7474974 gene encoding F-box protein SKIP23, with translation MAEWTHLPKDLIELISKCLDTSTDLLRFRSVCNSWRSSIPPKSPRLSSNTFKILPNDGISHTSFGFSLFKRSIFLIGLPNSHNQTDLQGWLVKIEEDVPGKKHLFDPLSRCRSTSLHHSLPRVLDLMNLRIRELGHEYVLHHVSYKPNSSSFTDAGNLYMEKVVMIWLNCETEFVLLTIHVSGKLAMFKSGDKRWTIINEMPSPFDDVIVYKGRFYAVDNTGRTVVVALDTDLGLVGDPVFGGDKKYLVESKGDLLLVDMYLSIDTDEGLSIGNDVVQDLVQYMSERTVRFKVFKLNEEGKSWIEVKNLEDRVLFLGDDSTFSASASELSGCKGNCIFFEDNFFYSREEGDDGSMIGRDIGVFELESGCIGPLRNFPDYSKMFWPPPDWIASTSLEVQNQNQLEELLIEK